GTCGTTCCAGAGCCTCACGGACACATCCGGGGCGCTCGTACCATGGCAAGTGACCCGCGTTGGGAACGATTGTAGTGTTAGCGTGAGGTAACATCGCTGCGGTCGACTGGGATGCTTCGGTTGGAATTGGGCTCTCTTTCCCTATAACAAATTCCACGGGCATATGAAGTGCCGAAAGAGCTCTGGTAAACGTGCCTCCAGCCATATGTTCTAACAATGATGTCATCGTTTGAACATTGCATGTGAGACTAAAAGCAAAGTCGGCGGGTAACGGAGGGGCGTTCTCTGGGCTGGCAAAATACCCAGGCCAGCGCAACGCGAGATATTCCGTACCGTCTTCATCCGTGGGCTGCGGAAGCGAAAGTCTCTTGTCTACTTCCTTCGCCTGCGGACGTACGGCAGGTAAGAGCCTTTCCGTCAAAGTGTGGTTCATGGCGGACGCACCACCATCTCCATCGGTGCCAAGCGGATCCACAAGCACCAAGCCCGCAACTCGTTCTGGGGCTACGATTGCTGTATATAAACCCAAGCTGCATCCCCATGAATGACCAAGTAAAATGACACGGTCCATACCTTGTGCATCAAGAACAGAAATGAGATCTTCAAAGTGTTGTTCTACCGTAAATGGGCCAGTGGTGGGTGATGGCGCGAGCCCCCGCTGTTGATAGTGGATCAAGCGCCACTCTGCCAATTCCGATTGTAACAACACCCCATAATCCCTAAGGCCCGGGCCCCCGTGGAGAAAAACTACAGGATCCCCCTCACCGGCAATCTTGATGGAATCCGAAACCCTGACATCATCCACAGTACTTCGCCAACTCCTTCCATCACCGTATCCTCTAATTGATTCCGTGATATCGATTGAACCCTATAGAAACATTTCACTCAGACAGTAGTGTAGTGCAGTGGCAGACTCTATCAATTTAATTTGGTAGGACACTTATTGCACGTCGCGACCCGATTGCCGAAAAGGTGCCGAAGGGCACTAGCGCATGTTTATCCTGGCGTCCATAAGCAGGATGCCAAATGTGCGCACCCGTTTCTCCAAGTAAATCGGGTTCCAGATTTCGTCGTGAAGCAATTACATTTCATGGAGAAAACCACCTAATTCAATTTAAATGACGTGGTTTGTGCCTGACTTTTTGTGCCAATGATAGTCACCTAGCTATGGGAATTGCAAGATCCACGGTCACCAGTGCGTTTACTAGGTCAACCGCTGAGCGACAACCAATTCGTGTTCGCCCAGGGTAATAGAGAGGTTGATTTGAATGGGCCGCCCACCCTGACTTTGGTGATTAACCCGGGTAGTAAATCACCATGCTAACTCGAACTATAGAATCCCCAGCATTTTTATAAACGTGCGGTTCATCGGCTCGAAAACGAATCGAATCTCCATTGTTTATGGTGAACTCACTTTCACCTACTGACACAGTCAATACGCCATCAAAAACCGTGATAAACTCTTGAGTTCCCTCCATGTGCGGTTCCGCGTGAAGTGTGGCGCCGCCATCCAGTTCCACCGTGTACACTTCAAATTGTCGATCCGTTTCAACCGGAAAAAACGGATAGAGCCGATATCGCCCGTCGTCCTCCAATAAAGGTTGCATGTTACGCTTCTGAATCAGAACCGTTTCAATTTGCGGTTTCTGAAGCAGTGCGGTAAACGAAGTTTTTAATCCGTTGGCAATTTTCCAAACGGTTGTGATAGTTGGGCTCGATTCGCCTCGTTCAATCTGCCCGAGCATCGTTTTACTGACTCCTGTCAGTTCCGCCACTTTGTCTAAGCTAAGTTTCCTATCTTCTCGATAGGCTTTTAAATTGTGCCCAAGCACCGCGACAATGTTTTCCACATTACCCCCCCTGTTGTATTGCATAAAGCACAAATGTATAATCATAACGCACATACCGTTAAAGAGCACACCTGTTCAACTATAGCATACCGCTTGGGGGTGCCATTATGCACATTGTCCCGTTCCTGTCCTATGTGTTTGTCACAACTTTCACACCTGGACCTAACAACATCATGTCGATGGCGAATGCGAACAAGCACGGATTCTTTAAGACATTGAAATTTATCCTCGGTGTAACAGCAGGATTTTTCGTAATTATGCTGTTGAGCAGCTATTTCAATCTGATTCTCTTTCAGTTCATCCCCAAGATCGAACTTGTCATGGCAATTTTAGGCTCAATCTACATGCTGTATCTCGCCATCAAGATAGTGAAAGGGAAACCAAAATCAGAACGTAGAGGTGAACTGAAATCCAACTCCTTTTTCTCTGGGCTCTTCCTACAGTTCATCAATCCAAAAGTAATTATTTACGGAATCACCGCCATTTCTACATTTGTTATTCCATTTTACAAATCAGACCTTATGTTGATGCTTTTTTCTCTTTGTCTTGCATTCGTGGGGTTTGTCGCTACGTCTTGTTGGGCAGTGTTCGGCGCGGGATTTCAACGATTTCTTACGAAGTATCAGACCCCGTTTAATGTGGTCATGGGGTTGATGCTTGTTTACAGTGCAATTTCGATTTTTATCTGAAGGGAGAGAAATACAATTAGAAGACGAGTTGAAACCTCCCAAGCACCTTTGCCTGTCGGTGCATGTCCTCAAGGTGTCATTGCAAATGGATGGCTACACCTAAGTGGACTGCTACTCAGAAGGGGACAAATTGTACAAAGAATACTTTAACGAGCCGTATCCTGCCCGTTCCTTAGTTCCAATAGGGAACCTAGTTCATGATGGACAAGTGGAAGTTGAAATGATCGCCGTCTTTCCCAGGGTTGCTAAAACTGACTTCTAACTAACTAGCGATAGTTAGATCACGAGGGAGCGATGAAAAAGATGCACAGTCTGTCGGAAGTAGAGAAGGCACGTCGTAAAATTTGG
The Alicyclobacillus curvatus genome window above contains:
- a CDS encoding alpha/beta hydrolase; its protein translation is MDDVRVSDSIKIAGEGDPVVFLHGGPGLRDYGVLLQSELAEWRLIHYQQRGLAPSPTTGPFTVEQHFEDLISVLDAQGMDRVILLGHSWGCSLGLYTAIVAPERVAGLVLVDPLGTDGDGGASAMNHTLTERLLPAVRPQAKEVDKRLSLPQPTDEDGTEYLALRWPGYFASPENAPPLPADFAFSLTCNVQTMTSLLEHMAGGTFTRALSALHMPVEFVIGKESPIPTEASQSTAAMLPHANTTIVPNAGHLPWYERPGCVREALERLSIKCAL
- a CDS encoding helix-turn-helix transcriptional regulator; protein product: MENIVAVLGHNLKAYREDRKLSLDKVAELTGVSKTMLGQIERGESSPTITTVWKIANGLKTSFTALLQKPQIETVLIQKRNMQPLLEDDGRYRLYPFFPVETDRQFEVYTVELDGGATLHAEPHMEGTQEFITVFDGVLTVSVGESEFTINNGDSIRFRADEPHVYKNAGDSIVRVSMVIYYPG
- a CDS encoding LysE family transporter, whose product is MHIVPFLSYVFVTTFTPGPNNIMSMANANKHGFFKTLKFILGVTAGFFVIMLLSSYFNLILFQFIPKIELVMAILGSIYMLYLAIKIVKGKPKSERRGELKSNSFFSGLFLQFINPKVIIYGITAISTFVIPFYKSDLMLMLFSLCLAFVGFVATSCWAVFGAGFQRFLTKYQTPFNVVMGLMLVYSAISIFI